The genome window TGCAAACTAGCGCTAAAGGTTGTACACTAAAACGTTAGGTAGATAAAGATAGACAAAAATCAATAGTACACTTAATAATTAATAATACAGTCAATAGCTAAGGCCAAATATAACCCTAAAATATCAGTTCGGTTTTTTTAAGTATAAAAGATGGTTAAAAGATTATATGATACAACCTTAAGACTATGAATCATAAATGTAGCTGAAAGATAACGTGTACGGAAAATTATGAACAGATGTTCTATTCACGAAAAGTATGTCCCTTATGTTTTCTCACTTAGCTCTTTAGAGACCACTCAAGACAGGGTTTACACATGCCCTAATGTGCCACGATCGGATGGTAAACATAAACATAGAACATCTGAATTTCGAGCATCCTTTTAGCTAGCCGAACTGTGATGAGTTCTCGCAGTCGGTCAAAATTGTCATGAAAAACCGTGAAGGCGTTAGTATGACCACAATTTCCCACAAAAAATTAATTACCGCCTCGCTCAAAATGACGACGAGTCGACGACTCTTCGGGATTGCGCTTTGACGCTCCGAGTTATCAGACACTAATCACTCAGACGGATCAGCTCGTGCATGCGCAGCACATTTCACACTAGTTATCACCAGTATATAAATACGAGAGCTCAATAGCATGGTAGTCTTATTCTTCACAAAGAAGTAGCCTGCTCTTGTTAGTTCTTACTAGCAGTCCAACAGCAGCCACAATGTTTGGCCGCGGTTTTTTCGGCAGTGAATCTCGTTCCAATGACCTAACCACTCGCCTCACTGTCCACTTTGGCTCCGCCATGATCGACACCACAGTCACCCGCGACGCCGCGGTCGCCGACGAGTGGGTGCGCACAGTCCGCGCCGCCAACCCGCGTGGCGCCCCTCTCATCGTTGGCCTCGACTGCGAGTGGAAGCCCAACTACCGTAGCTGGACGACCTCCAAGGtggccatcctccagctctgcgccgGCGACCGCTGTCTTGTCCTTCAGCTCTTCTACGTCGACCGCATCCCGGCGTCCATCCGGAGCTTCCTCGCCGATCCCGACGTGTTCTTCGTCGGCATCGGCGTCGGCGAGGACGCGGCGAAGCTGGCCACCGATTACGGCCTCACGTGCGCGTCGCCCGTTGAGTTGGAAAGCCGCTGCAATGACTACCTGGGATACTACACTGGAGGGCCGAGGCTGGGGCTCAAGGGCTACGCAAGGGAGGTGCTGGGGCTGGTCATGGAGAAGCCACGGGGTGTCACCATGAGCAACTGGGAGAAGCATGACCTCGAGGATGCCCAGATCCGCTATGCATGTATCGATGCGTACGTGTCTTACAAGCTCGGAGAGAAGGTCTTGGTCTTGACCGATTGAATTGCATGCTGGAACGTCTTCAACCCCGTGCtcgtcggattgttcgtcatctggCGATTATCTTAGCATTGTCGTCTGCTTGCAGTGGCTAGCGCCCCTGTTTATCTTATCCAAATTAGATAATTAAATAAATGTATCGAACTACCTTTTAATATAATTATTTAAATTTCGTCTAGTAGCAGATAAAAACTAATTCTGATATTAGATATATGGCGTACAGTCATTCTCTTGCTTTCCACTGTTATCGTCTTGCTAATATTATGTACAGCTGGTTGTTCTACTGCTGTACCAAGAGTCGTAGTGgccttattattatttattaccgGTAGCTCATTTTGCTAGTAACCATCATGAAATTGATCTCCGTATTGGAGTCACCGAGCATTCCGTTAGATTTTGGAAAGCACACTTTTGATCTTGATTTATCTTTCAAACTTCCATGTTATTCATTGAAGAGAGACTCTAGAAAGTAAGCTTGTGACATTGAGTCAGCTACTAGTAATTTGTGTGGACTTGGTTTGTATGAACTTGATCTATCATTCATAATTTAACACCACAAGTTCATACAAATCAAGTACCTTAAAACCTCACTTCTTTCGCATACTTGAGTTAGTGttatcatcaatcaccaaaaaagaggAAGATTAAAAACATCTAAGACATGTCATGTATGTCTTCTCTTGACCTTTTGTTCTTCCAAAGCCTGAAGGCAACATCGCTCGGTTGTATGTTCCCCTATTTattagcttttgaaaataactttCGAAGCCTTCCATCGTGGTACAAAATCTCTTAAGATTATTTCCTAAAACAAACTTAGAGACTCTAGGTTAGTTATGGACCTTTGTAGCCTTCTACCCAATAGTACCCCCTCAAAAGATTATTTTGTTTTCTATAACGAGCTCAAACCACGAAATTCAATGAAGAGGGCTTTGTGTtggaggtccaaaaaacaccttccattaAGTTCATTATTGAAAACGATTACTTATTGAGTACGTCATTTCTTGATGAAAATGTAGAAGATGTATCTAGGCCCAAGTATGAGTGGTCTGCCTCCTCGGTTACTGTGTCACTTTATGATAGTATTACGTTTGACGGTAATAACATGACATTTACTGCTTCTACCTTGCATATTGCTTCATTGTGCCACTGCTTTCAAACTTCTGTGCATTTGGCCAGTCACAAATTATGAAGATGGTTGCATCAAGATGATTTCTAGACTTTCCACTCCTTCGTTTGGAGCACTTCAACGTGGTGACAACGCTAGCAGTACCGAAGAGCACTTTAGTTTAGCTAATGGACTTGCATTGGAAACTGTCATTCATGATCCCTACCAAGATGATGGTCCGAGTACTAGGGTCGGCTTTGAAGATGAGGAGTGTAGGTTCGACCAAGCAACAGATGAGGACGAAGGGGACTTTCAGTCGAGGAAGTTGGGCTACGTCGATATTGGAAAGTCAATGGTTGAGGACATTTAAAAGTTTGGGTATTTTGATGACTTGGATTCTATGCATCTTGGAGGTGAAAATAAACCCCTCAACCATGGGAGAACAAAGTTGGGTTGTTTAAGAGCTTCTTTTGTGTTGGACTTTCACTCCATGATTGTCTAAGTTCTGAAGAAGTACAAAGTTTACTTCCATCAGCTAACACCAACCACTATTATATGTATGGGGGTATTTATCTAGGCAATAAAGTTAGTTGGCTGAACCCCATATGGAATACTTTTGCCAAATCCATAAATTACATTATCAAACGAAGGTTCATGGCAAAGAAGGCctacacaacaactttgggtgttaTAACTTCCGATACTGAAAGGATTCTATGGCGTCATTCTTGCTTACCAAAGCAAATGGCCCAACAACTAGGCAAAGGAATGGTTCTACTTCAAGGTCAACTACGAGAAGTGGCCACATATGAAGGATTTGATCATGAGGTCGATCAAACCATCCTTCACCATCAAGAGTCCTTTATGTAGTATGAGTGATGCTGCCCAGACAACAATGGTAGCTGAGAAGGATTTACCGAAGGTCCTTAAGTAATGAACCTCGATGTTTTAAATTTGTTTTAGGAGGCATGTGACATAGCCTTCGGTTACGTACTTCATCGGATGGAGGAAACAAAGCATGGCTACATCATTGGGATCTGCTTTGTGAAGTAACATTTGAGACAAAGCTTCGTCTAAACCCAAACGTTGAAAAGACGAGGGAGCTCAGGAGAGACGTGTGCAACACGCCTCATGAGTGAGAAGACAAAAATACCCTTATGTGATTGTATAGTTCTTGTATAAAGGATTTGCGGTATCAATGTAATTTCAAACGAAGATGTACAATGTTAGgcccctataaataggtgaataatgCACATGCATCGGGGACCTTTTGAGCAATTCACATACTCCCACTACCTTTGAAGGGCTTAGTCTTCAAAGATGTTCCTTTGTACCCATCTTTGGACAACCAACGTTTGCTCCAAAGGTACCTTGTAATCGAACTTGTAAAATAATGGAGATGAATGACAATGatgttgcttctttgattgattctcTTTGCATTTTAATTACACATATACCTTTTTAATTGTCTCTATCTTTTTCCTCTTGCCTTCTTGCATTCATTAGTGAAGGGAGAAGGTACTATCATTTTGACTGTGCAGCCCTATTGTGGTTCCTTGCATGAGCTTAATTTAATTGGTGACCAACATTTAGTGCCCACCTTCAGTGAACTCACGAACTACCACAATCATCATGCCTCCAAAGAGGCCTAGAGTTGGTAATATCAACTCTAATCTTAATCTAGAAGACCATGAGCAACTCAAAGTTATTTAGCCTCCCAAGGTCATTAACCGAAGGGGGTAGAAGAGAAAAGTCATAGTTCCACAACTACAAGATGACCTCGACCAAGAAATAGAAAACATTGAAGCCATTCAAAAAGATGTTGAAATGCAGAGACAGAGGATGCTTCAGGGCTGCTCAGCTACAATAACAGATTGACAAAGCATCAGAAGAATTACATGGGATGAGAAGAGAAGAAGAACAAACTCATAACCAATGTCACCATGATGTAAGAGACAACCATCTAGAAGGGAAGAACTATGATGCCTTCATCTATGATAGTACATCTTCTTTGTCAGTTGACCTCTAAGTAGCAACATGGCTAGCTCTTTACATACCACCGCAACTTCCCATGTATGAAGGTTTATTGGACCCCAaccagttcttgatgagctacaaaTAAACTATATCTTCATTTAGTGGAAATACAGCAGTGATGGAAaaaatccttcatcatggcagtaaaACACATAGTGCAAACCCAATACTCTTCCCTTCGGCCAAGATCAGTCCCAttatggcagaagctaaaggatttTTTACTCACAAGCTTTCTAGGTTTCTAAAAAAAAGCTAGTGACCGCCCAAGCTCTTTTTCAGTGTGCCGAGGACCTGAATGAATATCTTCAAGCTTATGTCCAAAGGTGTCCCAGATGACAAAAGGCACACAATGTTGTTGTTTCAAACTAGCACCAACGAGCAAATTTATACATGCGCGTTTAGGCCTGAATGGTGTGTTCAGTGGGTGCAAGGGTTATATTGGTTCGGGCAGAATGTACCTACTTTAGTCTTCGGTTGCTCATGCTACCAATACCTgattgctcgtagtaggggttacaagtgggCCAAAGAGGGAAGGATCCCAAGTCTCTATGTGTTCATGTTCTCTTAGTTTTGTCTATATCGTGAGGCCAACCCCCCCCCCTTTTATAGACCAAGGAGTGAGACGTTTACAGATGGTGTCTCTTGGAAGTGAGCATGTCTTGGGATAAAAGAAAGGATTCCCCATAGTAAAACCTTGTTGTGTGTCGGTGTCTTTCCCCATAGAGTTCTTCTGCTATATCTCTAAGATTATCGGGGAGGTCGCGATCGGTGCTGGCGACGAAAGCCCAGACACCATCATTACCATTCCACGTTCGTTTCTCCCCCTACACTGACCTTCTGCCTTTGTAGTATGTCCGCTAGTACCTATTTTCTCTTGATACAGGGTCGTACGACTTCGAGGGACTCAAGCCTAGGATCTATAACctataggtcatgagtgggaggaAGACCGATTCTATCTGTGTCATATCCCGCCGATCGAGGTAGTTAATGAGGTGTGCGCAAAGTTGACGGTGCGGTTAGTCTGACAAATACATGAGATCCACTCGAGTGGGTTTCGACTGATTCGTTTGACCCCTTCCACCTGCCTTCGCCTCATCCACCCCCTTGGCTCGATGCGGGGGTCATCCCCTGGTAGGGTGGGTTCTTAATTGACTCTGAATGGATAAACTCAATGTTATCCACCCACTGACTTGTGCCCCCTAAGGACCTAGGGATCCAAACCCCAATAGTAGACCCCAAGCCCCTAAGGGGAGAATGTCTCCCTTTAGTGGCTTCCTTCGCGGTGGGTTGGGTGGTGCATCTTCTTCATTCAACAATGGGCTTTGTACTTCGTGGGGTTTGAATTGTCCTTTCAATCTCTTCATGTTTTGGGTAGCATTCCTCTTTTGCACTAAATATTCCAGTAGCGATAAGTATGAGGGATCTCCTCTCTCAAGGATTTAACCTCGACCAGTGTTGTTCGAGAACCAAGGAGGCATGTACTTGCTAGAACTCATTCATCCACGAGTGTCATATTCTTTTGGCACTTATAAGCATAGGGGGTTGTTGTTCGTCGTGTCCGTACCCCACGCCTCCCCTTTTCTAGGCCTAGAGTTTCTCCTCATGCCGGATGGATTTTAGCAAGTGGACGATCGATGGATCCTTGTTGCGGAGGAGGCCATTGCGTCGTTGCATACCGAAGTAAGGTCTCCTTTGGCTCGAGGTCATCATCATTGTTATTTGACATCTAGTTCTTTGCTTAAGTGCGGAGCCCCATGCTGGTGGTGGTCGGGACGTGCTTCCCTCCATCGGGTCATCCTGGTTAGGGTCATGGGACACCCCCATTGTCCTCGATTTTCGAGTTCTAGGGAGCCTTTCTACTCGTGCCACCCTTGACGCGCCCGACGCTGAGGCAGATCATCTATAGGCCCAACTTGTCGAATCTGATGATCGTGTGGCTGATAATGTCCTTCTTTAGTGTTTACCTCCATGTCTCATGTCTGGCTTATTCTCATTCATGTACTCTCTCTCTAGAGATAGGCCAAACTATAGGAGCTCCGCCACCGGGCGAATCAGGCTATGGAGTGCTCCAGGGTTCGTGGTCTATCCCTTGTGGAGCGCTTGAACGACATCCCTAGACATGTTTTGGACATCGTGGAGTTCGACGTTCATCGGGGAGAGACCATTGCTCTAATTGTCGGGGAGCTCTACTCTGGTCACATCCTCTTGGACATGGTCGACCTTTCGCGCAACCTTCCGAGTGAAGCGTTGGAAGAGATGTTGGGTTATCATATGTTTTTCAATTTAGTATTATTCATGTCTTTTCAATTAGTATTTTGTTTCAATTGAATTACATGCATACTAGGTTATcgtatggtaggattgctcgatTAGAATCCATAtgtttgagcaaacctacatggttcaaAATGATTGATAAAGCAAAGCACATAGCTTAATTATAATTCCTAAATAGATGACAATGTTGCATGTTTTTAAGCAATATACTTCAAATGGTGTCATTTTGACCTACGTGTGCCAAAGTTCAGATTATAgacaatttgcccctcttgatctcaaaatcaaagtgcatgcccctctttgagactaacacctgttttcaagtttattatgTGTGTAACAGTCTCATTGATAGAAAATGGAGCCCCCACAGAACGACAATGCTTCCACTTCAAGAACCATTATCCAAATATTTCGattggtatcatttacatgtcttcttcaATATTTGAATATGCTATGACAATTTCACATCTTATACCCCCGTGTTGTCATATATGCATATGTtgttaaatgttttatttagtaTCTCTAGGATATCCTCTATCATTTACGTATGCCTAGTTTTAGGGGGAGTTAGTCTATTTCAATCATGTCTTGTTCCTCTCGTTTTCATgtgcttttcctaagtagagggttTTTTCGACTGGAGGTAGTACATATGTTTCTCTTAAGGGGGAGATTGTTGTTCCAAATGGGGAGAACTTTCTTTTAGGGGGGAGAAATCCTTTTTAGAGGGCAAGTAATTTCTTCCTATGTGCTTTATCATGTCTTCCTTTTCTGTATTtgattccaaaggggagaaatttgTGGACCAAAGCAACCAAAATATATCAAATAGCCAAAACCACCAATTTTAATTTTTTGATTCTTTCATTTGGTTAACTATGTTGGTTTcggtccaaaataggaagtatATATATTAtgaagttagggggaggcttaagtctatAACACACATTGGGGACTAGTTGTATATGCAAGATTGTGCTTAATTTATAAATGTCCTCATATCTATCAATTTGGTAGCTAGCTCATACGTCTTGCTTATAGACATGCATccatagcaagtagattgcatatttcaaTTCTGTAtttaatatttgcttgctttgattgtgttgtgatcaatcactaaaaagggggagattgtaagaaaaatggaccctgacccatttgactaactgattttggtgtttgatgaacaacataacCAATGAACTAATATTTTTCAAAAGTTTGTGTTTTGTAGTTTGcaggatgcgaagtggattggactaagtctctaaggatgcaacacctcaaaagaaaacCTAAAAGACAATAAGAAGACTTACAAATATTCAGCACAAGTCCAAGACACAATACCGAGCCCAAGTGAAAAGACAGAATAAATCCAAGAATGGGCTGTCAGCTGGCGCACTGGTGGCTCACCGGAccgatccggtggtgcaccagaccgtgTGCGCAGAGAGCACTTGAATTGGCTCTCGGACAGCTACCGCACCGGACTGGTCTGGTAGTGCACCAGACCATAGTCCAACGACTAGTAGCCAACAATCATTTGACGTGGCGGCACTAGAACGTGCGGGtggcactggcacaccggaccgtctacaatgCAGTCAGAGGCAACGACTAGCTGACATGGAAAGTCCAGACCAAACGGTCTAGTGTGGTCGCAGACAGAATCTGCAGCCTTTCCACAAACGACTAAAATTGAGTGGATGCTCTATATAAACCACCCTAGCCGGCCATTTGGAGTTGTTGGAGCACAATAAACATATCCAAAGTATAGATGCATATTTCTAAGAGCTCCATCgcacaagtgcttaatagaataactcgatgattagcgtaggtgatttgtgaagtgcttaggttagttagaccacattagcgcttgctctatatGTATTCCTAGTTGCATGAGTGATGTTAGCAAACCCacaaacccctcggctcttgtgcaaGACATTGTAATTATATCGAGTGCGGCAAGAGTCTTGCAAGACCATATCAGCCGTGTTTGATACGACTATCACCGTGTATCGGAGGGAATGAGATCCGCGACATTTCGacaggaagctcgatagtggagacggctggGAGCATCCGAGAGAAGCCAGAAGCGAAGTACCACTTGCACATGGAGAAGGTCTGCGACTCTTTACCGAGTTACTCGattgtggtgcttggccctcgcgtgggctaccctttgcataggggcactaacgaggattagtcgggaccttacgTGGTttcagatacctcggtaaaaataccggcatcGTCCCCGAGAGGTTGAATCTCTACCTTTGCTCTTTAACTTCCGCATTTACTAATTACTTAAGTAGCAATCTTTACTATTCTTAGTTTAGAATATGGGACTGAAACTTAGGTTGGAAAACTCATTTTGTGGTATAGATAGCAatgcttagacaaaacctagtttgcgcaTTCTAGTTTACTTAATTGCATAAGTTTTGTTCTAGGGTTTTATTTGTGGCCTGGTTTAGTGAGAATTTTAGAAGTCTTAATTTACCTCCTCTTAGTCATCCGTGTTTCTTTTAGCTACATTGTTGGTCCACTCACGGATGCATATTGTTTAGGCCTACTACAAAGATAATTTTTTACACCCCCTCGAATTTTGGGCTCTGTACTATCGCACTTGTTGCACGTGCACAAAGCCCGTTCCTGTTCATAGGAACCATCCCACCCACCATATTTAGCATACCAAAAATTAATGTTCAGTTAGAAATTGTAACAAAAATAAAATGATTTATTGTTTAAGAAAAGGGTTATAGGTTTATGATAAAAATGTTCTAGTTTTATGAATTTTTCTATGTTATATTGAAAAGGCTTCTAGCTTTGGTAAAAAATATACCGTCTTAATAAAGTATATAAAAAATCTATTTACTTATTTATAATAACCTAATAGTTATCATCGTTGTTCCCATTATTTAAAACCAATATTTTACTTGCCTTTGGCACTGTTCTATTGGGTAGAAATATGTACAATcgaggaaaatagaaaataaaaagggagaGATAGATAAAAAATAATTTGTAAAATAAATATGTGAAAAATAATTTCTTACAAGTTATTACTAGGCCCTCTAAAATTTGTCTAGTCGTTTAGTTTTTATTTATACCATTAGTTTTGTAATTAAATTATATGTATTATTATAATTAGATTAAAACATCATTCAACGAACTAAACTCGAGCTTGGTCGCTTGGCCATGCACTGTCCCTGCGCCGCAGTTGACTCCGTTTGTCTCGCGGTCTCGCCCCCGTCTCGCTCTCCGACGACTGGTGTGCCGCCGCCGTCCTGTGCCAGGTGCTAAGGCCTTCGTCAGTATCTTCGCCGGCGACGAGCACCCACCAGGTATTCCCGCCTTTCTCTGCTGTGCGAAGCCGAGCACCTAAACCCTAACCTAAAGCTTTTTAGCTGTACATGTTGATGCCGTGACGGGCAAAGCTATACATGGATCTATACATGTTGATGCCTTGATGGACAAAGCTAATAAGCTTTGACAAAAAAACAATACTAAATGGACTTCTATTTAGGATCAGAGGCAGTGTTTTGAGATATCGATTGCCTTGATAACTAACCACTTAGGTACATCTTGTGTTCAGTAAAATCAGTTGAAATTGTTTCTGGAGGAAAGTGTTGAAATCTTTAGGCAAGCTACTGGCTTGTGTGTTGATTTAGTGGATAGTTCGGCAGTGTTATCAAGTATTTTCAGGTATAAGGGGTATGCTGTTTTGGCTTCTGGCAACCACTATATTGGTGGAGTTTGAAACTTTTGGGTTCCTACTTATTCTCC of Zea mays cultivar B73 chromosome 8, Zm-B73-REFERENCE-NAM-5.0, whole genome shotgun sequence contains these proteins:
- the LOC103635089 gene encoding Werner Syndrome-like exonuclease, giving the protein MFGRGFFGSESRSNDLTTRLTVHFGSAMIDTTVTRDAAVADEWVRTVRAANPRGAPLIVGLDCEWKPNYRSWTTSKVAILQLCAGDRCLVLQLFYVDRIPASIRSFLADPDVFFVGIGVGEDAAKLATDYGLTCASPVELESRCNDYLGYYTGGPRLGLKGYAREVLGLVMEKPRGVTMSNWEKHDLEDAQIRYACIDAYVSYKLGEKVLVLTD